The Cupriavidus necator N-1 DNA window AGTCCTGCACCGCCCCGGGATCGATCTCCTCGATGCCATGCCGCTTGAAGGCCTTGCGGACATCCTCACCGCGGCGGCACCATTCGTCCCGGAAGGACTCTGCGTAGTGTTTGGCGTGCTGCTCCATGTAGATGGCGACCAGCCGCGACATGCTGCCTTCGTCGCCGTCGACATCGGTCTTGCGCTTCTCCTCGGCCAGGCGCTCGAACATGCGGGTCTCGCCCTCGTCGACGCGGCAAAGCTTGATCCACTTCTCGTCGGTGTTCCGGACCCAGAAGTAGCTGCCGTAGCGGATGTACACCCGGCTCGGCAGGCCGTCCGGCTTCGTGCGGCGCCTTGCGTTCATGCTGCCTTCCGGATCGGGATGAGGGGAGTTCGAGTAGGCGCGCTTGCGCCCGGCAGCACGCCGGCGCGCTTGGCCTGAAGCCCTTCGAATGCCGACCAGGTCATGATGACCCGGCCATCGGCGCGCTGGACTGGCGTGACGCCAAAGTGCCGCTGGAACCACTGCACCTGCAGGCTACGGCGCTTGAGGCCGGTGACGTCCTGCAGGTCCTGCTCACTCATCAATCTGTTGTCCACTTGCTGCTCCCAGTGTTGCCGGGTAATTGCGATGATCCGTTGTGCTTCTTCAGTCATGCCGTGAACCGCTGCGGCTTGGTGCTGGCCGCGATGTAGAGAGGGTGTTTCGGGCTGCCGTCCTTGTTCAGGCCCAGATGGTGCAGCAGCGTGCCGCGCCCGCACATCCTGATGATCCGCAGCACCTCGGCCGCGCGCGCAGGCGCCGCCTTATGGGCTCCCCACGCGCAGATCACCAATGAGCAGCGGTCGAGCGCATCCATGATGGCGCACTCGTTGCGGTCGGGCCGGTCGCCCAGCGGAGCGGGGTGGGTCAGCAACCCTTCCGGATCTGTCGAGCGCAGCGGAAACAGGTTGACCACCTCCAACCGGCCGTACTTCCCGGCCAGCGCCCGTTGCATGCACCTGGTGACCGTCGGATCGTTGACCAGGTGGTCGGCGGTCGACGGGTTCAGCATGATGAAGCCGAGGCCCGGGGTGCTGCGGTCCCAATCGCGCCAGAGGCGGTAGCGGTACTGTTCGCAGTCGGAGAGGATGCAGCCGGCCTCGCCGTCGAGGGTGGTTTCAATCAGTCGTTTCATGGCATCCCCGTCATTTCGTCACGCCGCGCCATACATAGTCGCCCTTGTCCTCGCGGATGGCCGGTTCTTCACCCTGGCACGGGCATTCGTAACCGGAAAGGCGATCCGCCACCGGCCGCCAGAAGTTGCGCACCAGGCCGTGGGGCACGTGGTTGTCTTCCTTGGCGTCGAGTAAGTCGAACTGGGCCAAGACCCACAGCGCGTCCGCCGCGGAGATCCTGCCGCCGTGCTGGCTGATTGAAAGGTGATACTCCGGGCCCAAATCGGGCTGTCCAGCCTCGCGCGCCACTTCTACGGCGCTGAACACGCAGATGCCGTGCTGCCGATGGAGCCACACTTCGCATGGCCAGCTGCCGACGCCGGCGCGGCGGATCGCCTCTTGGGCCAAGTCGGAGCTATCGAGCAGCCAACCCGTGCCGGCCGGTCGCTTCGGTTTGAGGATGAAGTCGGTCATGGCAGCCTCCTGAAGTCCACGACCCAGACCCATGGGTTAGAGTCCCACGCGCCGGCGCCTTTGATGTTGTCCCACAGGTTCTGATATGCGCCGCGCGGATCGGCGAAGCCAACGTGAGAATCTTGGGAAGCGAACCACGGGCCATTGAATGGCACTTCGCAGTCGCGCCATACGCCCTCTGCCGCGGCATCCGCTTCGCTGCAGTCGTTCAGCCGCTCGACGAGCACGCCGGTCACTTCCAACGCCAGGCGGCACATCGCCCGGGGCATGTGGATGCTCGGCTTCCAGGTGATCGCCTCCGCCGGCGGGATATTCGTGAAGTCAGCCGGCACGCATGCCGGATAGTCGGCGCGGTAGACGGTCGGTCCCGGATCCATCGCGGTCGGCTGCGCCCACGTCTCTCGCACCCACAAGCGATCGCCGGGCTTGCCATAGGGGCAGTGGATCGTGATGTCCTGCAGGCGCGGCAGCAGTAGGCCGTCGAGCGGCTTGGCCAGCCAGTCGCCGACCAGGTTGCCTTGCTCGTTCACTTCGGGCTGAGGCTTCACTATGCGCCTCGTCTGGGTCTTCCGGCCGTCGAGGATGGCGCGCACCATGGCGCCGCTGAAGAGGATGGGGCGTCCTTTCATCGGGTCACGCTCAAGATTTCCGGCTGGCCGCCGATATGGCGCCCATGACCAAGTTTTTCGACAAGAAGCTCGAGGACGAGCTGGGCACCGCGGCTGCCCTCCAAATTGCCGCATTGGGCGCTGACGTGCGTGCCACCATGGATCGGATGAACGCAATCCGTGTCGCGCAAGGCAAGCCCACGCTCGAGCAGGAGATGGCTGAGCTTGAGGCCTTTGAGCAAGAGGAGATCCGGTCTGGTCGAGCCAAGCCGGAAGACTTCGAGTGGGAGCCTCCGCTGGACTGAGGTCATGCTGCACTCTCCAGCACCAGGCCCAGCTGGCGCGTACGCTCTGCCAGCAGGGCGATGTAGTCAGGGTTCAACTCGGCGCCGAGCCACCGTCGGCCCAGCCGCTGTGCGACGCTGGCCACCGTTCCGGAGCCCATGAACGGGTCGAAGACGATGTCGCCGGGCCGGCTGCCGGCGAGGATGCAGGGCTCGACCAAGGACTCCGGGAAGGTGGCGAAGTGGGCGCCATCGAACGACTGCGTCGGGATGGTCCAGACGCTTCGGCGGTTGCGCGTTCCAACGGACTCGGTCACGGCGGCGCTAAACGATGCGTTCTGCTTCACGCGAGGCTTGACCACCTTGTCGTAGCCGCGACCGAATCCGACCCCCGTACCGGAGTAGCGGCCCTTCAACTGCCGGTGGCCGCCAGGCGACGTGTCCCAGCCGCTGGGAGCAGCCTTCGGGTTCACGCCGGCGCCACGCGCATGGGCGCCGCCGGAAACGGGCTCCTGCATGGCCTCGAAGTCGTAGAAGTACTTCTCGCTCTTCGTCAGCAGGAACACGTACTCGTGCGCCTTGGTGCAGCGATCGTGAACGCTCTCCGGCATCGGGTTCGGCTTGTGCCAGACGATGTCCTGCCGCAGCCACCAGCCCGAGTCCTGCAGAGCGAATGCCAGTCGCCACGGCTGGCCGACAAGATCCTTCGGCTTCAAGCCCTCCACCCGCACATCGCTGCGCGGGATAGGCGTGTCATCGCGCCGCCTGCTGGCAGTCATCGACCGGGCCTCGGTCGCGGCCGGGGACGGGCCCCACGGCGCGCCGCGTGAGCCGGCATAGCTGTCACCCATGTTGAGCCAAAGCGTGCCGTCATCGGCGAGCAGCTGCCGGCACAAGACGAACACCTCGACCATATTGGCAAGGAATTCCGGCAGCGAGGCCTCCAGCCCCAGTTGCCCGTGGACGCCATAGTCCCTCAATCCCCAATACGGCGGGCTGGTGACGATGCATTGCACACGCACGCCGGCGGCGATCAGCTCGCGCATGACCTCGCGGCAGTCGCCCTGGTAGCAGTGGTTGGTCAGCATGCTACGATGCCTCGCGCAAGCAAAGAGGAGAAAAGATGCAAGGGTGGAAGTCCGTGCTTGGGGCACTTGGCGGCACTGTTGCCGTCATCGCGATATCGATTTTTGGCGCCACTTCGGCAATGACTAAGCCGTACGATCCCAGCCTTATGGCAAGTTGGGTGCAGGCCACCGGATCTATTGCGGCGATTGCAGGGGCATATCTCTTGGGATTGCGTCAGGAGCGTGCCGCTTATCGACTTCAGGAACAGGCAGAGGTAAGAGAGGCCCAACGCATGCGCGACACCATCCGAGCAGTTGCCAAAGCTGGGGTAGATCGAGCAGTCGCTGCGGAACGTTTGTTGTTCACGCCCGATCTCGACGTCAATCCTACGCCGTTCATCTTTGGAGGCGTTTCCGCAATCGTGGAGCGCATCGAGGAGGCGAGACGCGCAATGACAGCGATACCGCTCCACCAAATCGGAAAGGCGGAAATCGTGCTTTCCGTGTCCGACTTGACGTTTGCCCTGGCCGACTTTGCTGAGACGTTGAGGGAAACGGAGCAAGAGTACAAGCGCGCCCATGCAGCCTATGAATCCTTCGAAGCGGGGACTTACCCTGGGAGAGCGAAGCTGGACGTAAACAATGTCAATGGCGTGTATGCCCGTCTTTGCGAAAACTTGGTCGAAGAGTAATTCGCTATTCATGCCGATCATGCAACCTCCGCAGGCTGTGCCACCGACAGCGCCACTGCGACCGGCCGCACCCATACCGGCGTCGCCGACAACATGAACGTCTCGCCGGACTCGGCCAGCAGCAGGGTGGTGCCCATCACCTCGGCGATTGCCTGCGCGGCGTCCGGCGGTACCGCGTTGCCGATGCGCTCGCGCCATGCCTGGTCGCTCAGGCCGTCCAGCTCGAGGTATTCCTCCGGCTCGATCAGCGACTGGATGGCCGCCAATTCGAGCGTAGTGAACGGGCGGTGCCAGGTGCCGTCCAGCGCGCGGATGATGGCCACCAGCTTGTCGTTCGCCGCCGGCAGACGAGGGTCGGCTACAGACCAGCGTCCGTTGTCGTGGCCAGCAGCTGCCGAAACGGCGCCGCTCGGCTGATCCCAGCTCACCACGCCGTAATGGCCACCCGTCAGGTAGTTGTCGCCGCGCTCGCGCCGCATGCCCGGGCGCGGGTCGGCCACGGCATACGCACCCTGGCCGGTGTCGCTGCGGGCGATGACCGTCCCGGCCGGCTCGTCGTAGCCGGTGATGCGGTACTTGCCGGCGCCCTCGAATCCCATAGAGGCGCGGGGATCTTGCACGCACTGGCCGGTTCCGTGCGCGCTGGTGACGGCGCCGGCGGCCTGCTGCCACGGCACGATCCGGAACTCGTTGTTGTGCTTGGCGGGGCCGGCATGGCGCGGGTCCGCGACGCTGAACGTACCCTGGCCGGGGTTCGTGCCAGCAGTGATCGTTCCCGACGCCTCACCCCAGCGCAGGACGCCATACTGCTGGTATTGCGCGGCATTGGCCGGGCCGCGCGGGTCGGCGATGGAGAATGTGCCATTGCTCGGTAGCGACTCACCGGCAACCGCGCCAGCATGCTCGTCCCAGTTCAGGACGCCCAGCGCACCATTGCGGCGTTCCGGCATGATCAGGTAGTCCCGCAGGTGGCCGTTCACTACCTCCAGACGGTTCAGGCTGCGCCAGTCACTACCGGCCTCGACAAATGCCAGGCGCACCCAGGTCTTCCACTGCAGGGACGGCACGCGGTGCATCGGGCCGCCAGCGGCATCGCCCGGCTGCGGCATGCGGCCAAGCACGGTACCGACGCCCTGCAGGCGCCGCAGCTCCGGTTCGTACAGGAAGGCCGGCACCCTTTCCATGTGGCGCGCCACCAGCAGGAAGCGCTTGCGGCTCTGGGCCAGGCCGCCAAGCTCGCCGCAGTCGTGCGTGGTCTCGTTCACGGCATAGCCGTAGTGGCGCAGGATCTGGTTGATCTGGTCCAGCAGGTGCCGGCCGCGCGTGGCCAGGCGCGGCACGTTCTCGAACACGATCAGCTCAACCGGGTCGTCCTTCCAGGCCTCGCACATCAACCAGACGCAGCGCAGCGTCAGCTCGTTCAGCGCCTGGTACTTCGGCGTGCGGCTCAGGGTCTCGGAGAGGAGCCCAGACGCGCCCTTGCAAGGCGACGATATGAACACACAATTCGGCCGCTCATTGCTGGCGGCACGCCGGATGTCGGAAGGCATGGCCTCGCGCCAGCCAGCTGGCGGCTCCTTGCCGTGGAATGCCGTGTACTGCTGCCGGGTGAATAGGTCCATGACGGTGCATGGCACGCCCACCAGCGTCTCGAAGTCGCGGGCGGCTGCCGGGTCGACATCGATGCCACCGATGCAGCGCCAGGTGGCGACCATGTTGCCGACCTGCGAGGCTGCCTTCTTGAAGCCTTTGGCACCGCCGCCGAGGCCGCAGCAGAAGCCGAACGTTTTGTACTCGCGGCGGATCACGCAACACCTCCATCCAAAAGATTGGGACGGGTCGCGTAGTTGTTCGAGAAGTTATCGATGGACCGATCGACATGAACATACAAATCGGACTGCGCGCTGGCAAATGACGTTGCCGGTGCCATGTTAGGATCCCACCCTAAAGAAAAACAGGATCGGGTATGTCTTACTTTCTTAGGCTCGCCGAATGCATGGTGTTGGCGTGCGTGGTTGCGGCGGGAGTTTGGGTGGTGACCGTGGCTGTTCCCAGTGCGTCCAATTCGCAATTCAGCGGCAAGACTTTTTGGGAAGTCGTATCCGCAATCGGAACTGTTGCGGCGGTCGTTGTGGCACTCGGCATCGCACTGTGGCAGGAGGCTCTTCGTCGAAGCGAAGCAAAGTTGCGAGCTCGGCTTACAGCGACAACGCTCGTTGGTCCACTCGGCCGGAACATTGACCGGCTTCAACGAGCAAGCCGGGCTATAGAAGAGGCAGAAGTTGCCTACGAAGGTGCTGTGTCGCACACGGTGCGTGACGTTTGGGATCTTGTCCAAGCGCGAAACGAAGCAGTGACGGAAGGTGGCCAGATTGCGTTTGAGTTGCTGTTGGAGATTGAGGAAATCTCGCTGGAACAACTGGCCGTAATTTCGGCCTTGGATGCGCGCCATGCTGAGCAGATCGCACAATCTGCTGCAGAGTCGAGACACACATACGCGCTTCTGGATCCCAGGAGCTACCACGCTGTAACCCCAGCTGGACGGGCGAACATCGCGAACCAATTGCGTACTGCCGAGGCACTCTTGAAGCCAGCGTGGCAGGCATTTCAACAGATCGCATTTCGTGCATCGAATCAAACCTAGAGCGACGGCAGTGTTCGCACGCGAGGCCGTTTTTTCGTCTCCATCGCGGCGCCGTGGACGGCCTGCCGCTGCTTCCTGCCCATGCGTGCCTGGCGCGGCCGCCATCAGGCCTGCGTCACGCGCCAGCTTCCAGTCTTCGTCCCGGCACTGCGCCGGCATTGTCGATTCGCTCATTGCTTGCCCCCAAGCCGTTCCCACCCCATGTCCTTGCCGCTACCGTTGAATCGGACCTTCCCGGCTTTGCGCAGCGCCTGCAGGCGGCGGTCGCAAATGCGGAACGGGTCAACGCCGTAGGGCGAGAGGCGCGTGCCTTCTTCCCTGGCGATGCGCTCGCATTCCGCCTTCACGTCGCCGGCGAAGATGTTGGCGAACTGGCTTTGACCCTTGCCGATGCGGTCCAGCACCAGGGCGTCGAGCTTTTCGTATTTCGTGGTCATGCTTGATCCTTGATCGATGTGAGTAGGGTGGCCATCGGCCCGAACTTCACCCAGCGAGCCAGCGGCCAGTGCGGCTGCTGTTCGGCGCCGCGGATCAGCTCGCGCGCCAGCTTCTCCAGCTGGGCGATCTGCAGCGTCATCACGGCGTGCGCCTCGCGGCTGATGGCCAGCGCTTCCTCGGCATGCTCGGCGGCACGCTGGGCGGCCATCAGCTGCCGGCGCAGCTCGGCGTTATCGCGCTTGAGCGCCGTGGAGTCGCGCGCCAGGTCGACGATGTCGCTGTCCAGCCGGCGCGTGGCCATGCTGACGGTGGTTCCGATGGGCCAGGACATGGTTACGCTGCCTTATTCAGGAGGAATCCATCACCGGCGCAGTGGGGGCACACGCCGACGCTGCTGGGCTCGATGTAGGACAGCACCAGGTTGACGAACTCGTTGATCTTGGGCTCCAGCGCTAACCAGTTCTCGGCCTTGAGCGTCGGCGGTACCAGGGCGCCCTCGGTGTAGCTGCTGCGCGGCTTCGAGAGCTTCATCACCTCGAATCTCGACCGGGTCTGTGTGTCACGGCGCGTTCTGCGGCCGACCTTGTACTCGCGGGTGCGCGGCTCATGGTTCATATAGCGGTGCAGGGTGACCGTCCCGATGCTTCGGTGGTCGTCGCAGACGAAGTCGTTGGGGCGTGCGGCGACAGCAGCGACCAGCACATCCGCCGCGCGAGCGAAAAGCGCCTCACCGCTGATGCTGACCGGATGCCTATGCCAGGTGGCCGGGTACTCGCGCAGCGAGTGCGGAAAATCCACCGTCACGTCGGCAGGCTGAGTGATCGGCTGGCAGTCGCGGTCGATGACCAGGAACTCGACAGCAACAGGCGACGCCTGGCGTTCTTCGATGACCTGCTCGTAGAAGTCAGGGTGGTAAGTTGCGGTGGCGTCGGTAGCCTGGTATGCCTCTTCGTCGTGGTCGTACGTGATCGCGTCCGGCTCTAGCGTTTCCGGGAACTGGACAACGCCGCGGTACTTGTCGGACAGCCGCCAGCCAATGCACACGCGCTGGCTCGGCTGCTTGATCGCCAAGGACTCCACGATGCCGTCATGCATCGCCCACTGCTGATTACCGGGGCAGACGGCCGGCGTATGCTCGCCATTGACGATGATGGATGCAGCGCGCATGTAGTAGTCGAGCTTGATGTAGCTCACGCCCTGGTGCTGCATGACGATGATCGGATCGCGGTTCATGGTCTCTCGTGTAGGGTGGGCGGGCCGGCGACTTTCCAACCAAAGGAGAAAGGGTGTCGCGCGCTCTTTATCGGGACTCGGCGTTGTCCCGCCGCCGGCCTGCCCGTTGAATGGGGTGGGCTACTCGCTACACCGGTTGGGGAATCGAACCCCGCAGCCCTGGACACCAGTCCGCAGCCGCCGGCATCTGCTTTCGCCCGTTGATCGTCAGGCCGCTTCCTTCAGCGTCGCCGGCTCGTCGAAGTGCAGGCTCATGTGCACCTCCTGGCCGAGCAGCGACAGCAGCTTGGCGGTAGTGGTCTCGTCGGGATGTGCCTGCACGCGGAAGTTGACGAAGACGGTGCCGCCTTCCTGAAAGTCGAAAGCCAGCTTGTTGACCTTGGATTCGTCCAGCACGATGTCGAATGCCTCGGTGACACCGTTGTGGATGATCAGCACCTGGTGCTCCCAGTCGCCGTCCCATTTCACGACGCCCAGCTTCGGGTTCTTCAGGTTCGGCAGGTAGCCGGCATCGGTCACCAGGTCGCCCTGCACCGACTCGTCCTTGTGGTAGAAGCTCGACTTCAGCGTCGGCGAGACCCAAGTGTCAACTCCAGTGTCAAGTGTTGCCACTCAGACAGAACTGCCGCTCATGTGCCTGATGGAGAAGCCGCGGGCCATCGAACACGACGTTGTTGCAGCTATTGCCGACGTGCCTGGCCTGATCTGCAAGGCCATCGAACTGAGCCGGTTCAAGTTCCTGGAGAAGACCTATGCGGGCTACCTGGGCCTGTCGGCGTCCCAGTTCTCCAAGATCAAGCACGGCCGGGATGGGGCCGGCAAGGTCTGGCACCTGCCGCTGACCGCGATCGCGCGCTTCGAATGGCGCTGTGTCGCGCACCGTTTACTCGGACCTATGGAATGAAATCGGATCCACATTCGGGGCCGGAGATGGCAGTACTACCTTCAATCTGCCGGAGCTGCGCGGCGAGTTCCTGCGTGGTTGGGATGATGGTCGAGGCGTCGATGCGGGCCGCGCGTTCGGTAGCGCACAGGCCAGCCAGAACCTGGAGCATACGCACGGAAACGGCGCCGGCTCCAATGGCTATTGGGTCGATGCGCCCGGCCTCGGCGTGATCAACATCGGTGGTGCGACGCTCAACATCAACCGCAGCAATACGACGGGAAACTCTGCGGTCGGCACGGCGGGGACCGAAGCCCGCTCGCGCAATATCGCGCTGCTCGCCTGCATCAAATACTAAGGATCCGGCATGGAAATCTACAACTATCACCCCCTGACTGGCGAGCTGCTGAGCGTCGGAGTCGCAGACGAGAACCCGCTTGAGCCCGACAACCCTATCGTGCCGGGCTATGCCACGCCCATTGCGCCGGCGGCGCCAGGCGAGCGATCGGTTCTGGTGTACCGGGACGAAGGCGGAGCGGCGCCGCAGAACTGGCCGAATGGAGCATGGACGCTGGCACCTGACTACCGCACGGTGCCGCTGTACCGGACCAACGATGGATCGAGCTTCCAGCTGGGCGCGGAGTACTCCGGCATTGGCGACCTGCCGCCCTTCCTGACCGACGAGCCGCGGCCGAGTGCGGCACATAAGTGGGTCGCGGACGAGTGGGTCCTGGACGTGGTGTTGGAGACCGAACAGCTTGCCGCCGTGGCGCGCGCGCAGCGTGACGCGCTGCTGGCCGACGCCGACCACCTGATCGCGCCTCTGATGGATGGCTTCGTGCTCGGCGAGCTGACGCCGGAAGACGAAACGCGCCTGCGCGCGTTGAGCCAGTACCGCAAGGCTCTCCGCGCGGTAACCACCCAGACGGGCTTCCCGCGCACCATCAACTGGCCCGTCAAGCCGGAGTAGAGCATGCTGGGAATCATGCTGACATCCGGCTCGCGGGCAGCGGACTAACTGCCGACTGACTCATTGCACAAGTAATGGCGAGCACTTGCTGATTGAAGGCTATCCCTCTGCAGTGGGGTAAATCTCGAGGCAGTTCCTGTCGTTATCGCAGGACAGGTATGGACTCGTGAGAAGGAAATGCTTAATCAGTACGCAAAATATTTCGGGCGAATCGCAGCGATTCTCGGTGGGGCTGTGATCTTCTTGGTGGGCTTGGGAGTGACGTTCTTCAAGAGCGCCTTCTTGGGACTCCTAATCTGCTTGCTTGCCGGTGCATTCGTGTGGTGGATCGTCTCCCAGGAGCGAAAGGAGTATCGCGGTTACATAGCAGATATGAATCGGGAAACCGGTTGTAATTTCACCGAGGCCTTCGGTTCCGGCACGACGTCGATATGCATCGACGAGAATGCAAGGAAGCTCGCACTGCTGCAGCACAGCGGCGTAAAACATCATCTATTCGGCTTCGAAGAGATTGACGATTGGGAGTTGCGTTGGACTGAAGTCTCGAGAAATGGCACTTTGTCATTTCGTGATGTCCATTTCGCCTTTCGCACGACCCGAATCGACATGCCAATCTTTAAGGTAGGGGTCAGCACTAAGATGAACGGGGAAGCATGGAGCCAGAAGCTACGCCTTCTCATGTCCTAGTGCTCTATCGCATTCAAATCTAGCCGCCTCTGGGCGGCTTTTTCGTTTCTGGAGTCACCCATGACCATTGGCATGTCCACCGCGCTGCGCAATGCGCGCCTCGATGCAATCACCACTGCCGCCGGCGCGAGCGCGAAGCT harbors:
- a CDS encoding DUF4224 domain-containing protein; its protein translation is MTEEAQRIIAITRQHWEQQVDNRLMSEQDLQDVTGLKRRSLQVQWFQRHFGVTPVQRADGRVIMTWSAFEGLQAKRAGVLPGASAPTRTPLIPIRKAA
- a CDS encoding DUF1643 domain-containing protein; amino-acid sequence: MKRLIETTLDGEAGCILSDCEQYRYRLWRDWDRSTPGLGFIMLNPSTADHLVNDPTVTRCMQRALAGKYGRLEVVNLFPLRSTDPEGLLTHPAPLGDRPDRNECAIMDALDRCSLVICAWGAHKAAPARAAEVLRIIRMCGRGTLLHHLGLNKDGSPKHPLYIAASTKPQRFTA
- a CDS encoding ASCH domain-containing protein, translating into MKGRPILFSGAMVRAILDGRKTQTRRIVKPQPEVNEQGNLVGDWLAKPLDGLLLPRLQDITIHCPYGKPGDRLWVRETWAQPTAMDPGPTVYRADYPACVPADFTNIPPAEAITWKPSIHMPRAMCRLALEVTGVLVERLNDCSEADAAAEGVWRDCEVPFNGPWFASQDSHVGFADPRGAYQNLWDNIKGAGAWDSNPWVWVVDFRRLP
- a CDS encoding DNA-methyltransferase, which encodes MLTNHCYQGDCREVMRELIAAGVRVQCIVTSPPYWGLRDYGVHGQLGLEASLPEFLANMVEVFVLCRQLLADDGTLWLNMGDSYAGSRGAPWGPSPAATEARSMTASRRRDDTPIPRSDVRVEGLKPKDLVGQPWRLAFALQDSGWWLRQDIVWHKPNPMPESVHDRCTKAHEYVFLLTKSEKYFYDFEAMQEPVSGGAHARGAGVNPKAAPSGWDTSPGGHRQLKGRYSGTGVGFGRGYDKVVKPRVKQNASFSAAVTESVGTRNRRSVWTIPTQSFDGAHFATFPESLVEPCILAGSRPGDIVFDPFMGSGTVASVAQRLGRRWLGAELNPDYIALLAERTRQLGLVLESAA
- a CDS encoding DNA cytosine methyltransferase, encoding MIRREYKTFGFCCGLGGGAKGFKKAASQVGNMVATWRCIGGIDVDPAAARDFETLVGVPCTVMDLFTRQQYTAFHGKEPPAGWREAMPSDIRRAASNERPNCVFISSPCKGASGLLSETLSRTPKYQALNELTLRCVWLMCEAWKDDPVELIVFENVPRLATRGRHLLDQINQILRHYGYAVNETTHDCGELGGLAQSRKRFLLVARHMERVPAFLYEPELRRLQGVGTVLGRMPQPGDAAGGPMHRVPSLQWKTWVRLAFVEAGSDWRSLNRLEVVNGHLRDYLIMPERRNGALGVLNWDEHAGAVAGESLPSNGTFSIADPRGPANAAQYQQYGVLRWGEASGTITAGTNPGQGTFSVADPRHAGPAKHNNEFRIVPWQQAAGAVTSAHGTGQCVQDPRASMGFEGAGKYRITGYDEPAGTVIARSDTGQGAYAVADPRPGMRRERGDNYLTGGHYGVVSWDQPSGAVSAAAGHDNGRWSVADPRLPAANDKLVAIIRALDGTWHRPFTTLELAAIQSLIEPEEYLELDGLSDQAWRERIGNAVPPDAAQAIAEVMGTTLLLAESGETFMLSATPVWVRPVAVALSVAQPAEVA
- a CDS encoding tail fiber protein — protein: MSRTVYSDLWNEIGSTFGAGDGSTTFNLPELRGEFLRGWDDGRGVDAGRAFGSAQASQNLEHTHGNGAGSNGYWVDAPGLGVINIGGATLNINRSNTTGNSAVGTAGTEARSRNIALLACIKY
- a CDS encoding tail fiber assembly protein, which codes for MEIYNYHPLTGELLSVGVADENPLEPDNPIVPGYATPIAPAAPGERSVLVYRDEGGAAPQNWPNGAWTLAPDYRTVPLYRTNDGSSFQLGAEYSGIGDLPPFLTDEPRPSAAHKWVADEWVLDVVLETEQLAAVARAQRDALLADADHLIAPLMDGFVLGELTPEDETRLRALSQYRKALRAVTTQTGFPRTINWPVKPE